A section of the Nitrospirota bacterium genome encodes:
- a CDS encoding tRNA1(Val) (adenine(37)-N6)-methyltransferase: MDISLDNIRDIQLYQSKKGYRFSVDSLLLFDFVALNNVGTIADLGAGSGIIGMLLAKKYPRASVDLLEVQESLIGLAEKNIALNGLDGRVRAKRYDLRDIPSLNSFHGKYDLAVSNPPFRTSGSGRISIGEERAVARHEIKLMLHELIKAASFCLREKGRVCMIYHPGRLPELIEELRDKNLEPKRLRFIHSNMSSESKIFLVEAVKGGSAGVKVEKPLYLYTEAGDYSDEMKSIYTSGM, from the coding sequence ATGGATATTTCGCTTGACAACATCCGCGACATACAACTCTATCAGTCAAAAAAAGGGTACCGCTTCTCTGTCGACTCACTTCTTCTGTTTGATTTTGTAGCCCTCAATAACGTCGGCACCATTGCCGATCTGGGTGCAGGATCAGGGATTATCGGGATGCTCCTTGCAAAGAAATATCCCCGGGCGTCGGTAGACCTTCTTGAGGTGCAGGAAAGCCTCATCGGGCTTGCGGAAAAAAACATTGCGCTGAACGGGCTTGACGGCAGAGTAAGGGCGAAGAGGTATGATTTGCGGGATATTCCATCGCTGAATTCTTTCCACGGAAAGTATGACCTTGCCGTGTCAAACCCTCCGTTCAGAACTTCCGGAAGCGGGCGTATCAGTATCGGAGAAGAAAGGGCAGTTGCAAGGCACGAAATAAAGCTCATGCTCCATGAGCTTATAAAGGCGGCTTCTTTCTGCCTGAGGGAGAAAGGCAGGGTATGCATGATTTATCATCCCGGCAGGCTTCCCGAACTTATCGAAGAGTTGAGGGATAAGAACCTCGAACCAAAGAGACTGAGGTTCATCCATTCGAATATGTCCTCGGAGTCAAAGATATTTCTGGTGGAAGCGGTCAAAGGAGGCAGTGCAGGGGTAAAGGTCGAAAAGCCATTGTATCTTTATACGGAAGCAGGCGATTATTCGGATGAAATGAAGTCGATCTATACGTCGGGCATGTAA
- a CDS encoding carboxymuconolactone decarboxylase family protein, producing MPKFPEQYVSIKKRFKKFFAAVDNLGKVTRSAGPIDRKTSHLIQLAAAAAAKSEGSVHSHTRRALEAGASADEIYHALILLTSIIGFPSVSAALSWADDILQQRQV from the coding sequence ATGCCAAAATTTCCGGAACAGTATGTGAGCATTAAGAAAAGGTTCAAGAAATTTTTCGCTGCTGTCGATAATCTCGGGAAGGTTACACGCAGTGCAGGCCCTATCGACAGAAAGACGTCACATCTGATACAGCTTGCGGCGGCGGCAGCCGCAAAATCAGAAGGTTCCGTGCACTCGCATACCAGAAGGGCTCTTGAAGCCGGAGCATCCGCGGATGAAATATATCATGCGCTGATATTGCTCACCAGCATCATCGGGTTCCCGTCGGTATCTGCTGCGCTGAGCTGGGCGGATGATATACTCCAGCAGCGGCAGGTGTAA
- a CDS encoding multiheme c-type cytochrome — protein MKILTFIVSAFLFLSFLPGIVIDASGEAGDTAIATPLSSQTQMCIGCHSRYTPGIVMDWKTSRHAQNTPASGMKKPDLEKRISARNLPDALLNYAVGCYECHSLNPSGHRDNFGHMGQKINVVVTPNDCNTCHPVEFAQFSKSKMAYAYRNIMDNPVYRTLIDTSVGLAAFEKNTLSTQKASDSTLHETCLGCHGTDVTLKGMKNISSALGPIEVPDLTNWPNQGIGRLNPDGSLGTCAACHARHGFSVEVARKPYTCSQCHHEPDVPAWEVYEESKHGNIYASKGKDWNFSNIPWKIGQDIKAPTCATCHNSLLISDDGSVIAERTHDFGSRLWVRLFGLIYSVPQPKSGDTTIIKNREGLPLPATFTNEPASEFLIDKQEQEKRYQVMSKVCKSCHSTNWVNGHFEKMDNTIRETNEMTFTATKLLMDAWSKGIEDKSNPFDESIEKMWTKQWLFYSNSIRYSSAMTGAPDYTSFKNGWWNLNENLRLMKDAIELRRNENDRD, from the coding sequence ATGAAGATCCTCACATTCATCGTATCAGCTTTTCTCTTCCTGTCTTTTCTTCCCGGTATCGTCATTGACGCATCTGGTGAAGCAGGAGATACCGCAATTGCAACTCCCCTGAGTTCCCAGACACAGATGTGCATCGGTTGCCACAGCAGGTATACGCCGGGGATTGTCATGGACTGGAAGACCAGCAGGCATGCACAGAACACTCCCGCTTCGGGGATGAAAAAACCGGATCTGGAAAAAAGGATATCTGCCCGGAATCTCCCTGATGCACTGCTCAATTACGCAGTCGGTTGCTATGAATGCCACAGTCTCAATCCCTCGGGGCACAGGGACAATTTCGGCCATATGGGGCAGAAGATAAATGTGGTTGTCACGCCGAATGACTGCAACACCTGCCATCCTGTCGAATTTGCGCAGTTTTCAAAGAGCAAAATGGCTTACGCCTACAGGAATATCATGGATAACCCTGTTTACAGAACTCTGATAGATACCTCTGTAGGGCTTGCAGCATTTGAGAAAAATACACTCTCAACCCAAAAAGCTTCGGACAGTACCCTTCATGAAACATGCCTCGGCTGTCACGGCACAGATGTGACGCTGAAAGGGATGAAAAACATCTCCAGTGCACTGGGGCCGATCGAAGTTCCCGACCTCACAAACTGGCCGAACCAGGGTATCGGAAGACTGAACCCTGACGGAAGCCTAGGAACCTGTGCAGCCTGCCATGCACGCCATGGGTTCTCGGTTGAGGTTGCACGGAAACCTTACACCTGCAGCCAGTGTCATCATGAACCTGATGTGCCGGCATGGGAAGTATACGAAGAAAGCAAGCATGGCAATATCTATGCGTCAAAGGGGAAAGACTGGAACTTCAGCAATATTCCATGGAAGATAGGACAGGACATTAAGGCCCCGACATGCGCAACGTGTCATAACAGCCTCCTCATTTCTGATGATGGGTCGGTCATCGCCGAAAGAACACATGATTTTGGTTCGCGGCTATGGGTCAGGCTCTTCGGGCTGATTTACAGTGTTCCTCAGCCTAAATCAGGAGATACGACGATTATAAAAAACAGGGAGGGCCTCCCCTTACCTGCAACGTTCACAAACGAGCCCGCTTCAGAATTCCTCATTGACAAGCAGGAGCAGGAAAAAAGATATCAGGTTATGAGCAAGGTCTGCAAGAGCTGCCACAGCACGAATTGGGTTAATGGGCATTTTGAAAAAATGGATAATACCATCAGAGAAACGAATGAGATGACGTTTACCGCAACGAAACTCCTAATGGATGCGTGGAGCAAAGGAATTGAAGACAAGTCGAACCCGTTCGACGAATCAATCGAGAAGATGTGGACAAAACAGTGGCTTTTCTATTCGAACTCAATACGCTATTCTTCTGCAATGACCGGTGCACCGGATTATACTTCGTTCAAGAACGGCTGGTGGAACCTGAACGAGAATCTGCGTCTTATGAAAGATGCAATAGAACTCAGGAGGAATGAGAATGACAGGGACTGA
- a CDS encoding lysophospholipid acyltransferase family protein, translated as MKKAVWLAEAILYLILSLPIAVLPRSLALRAGEMLGLFFFYFWKSRREVALDNLEKSVASRGIRISVPAQTIIKENFRNLGRSLAEVIKIYYGLGGKIIESVRMKGAENFEIAKSKGRGILFISGHCGNWELLAVTASAKLPGTAVIARPINNPYVNRLVETLRKKYGNRVIYKKGALKPVIQTLKSNRGVGILMDQAVMKDEGYVIDFLGRGAWTSKVPAMIARKTGAAVLPVFIHRTDKGHEMEIYQEIALSRNGDRELAVREDTIAFSRCIEQYIQKHPAEWLWIHRRWKRVRH; from the coding sequence ATGAAAAAGGCGGTATGGCTGGCTGAAGCCATCTTGTACCTTATCCTCTCCCTGCCGATAGCTGTGCTTCCGCGTAGTCTGGCATTAAGGGCCGGGGAAATGCTCGGCCTTTTCTTTTTTTACTTCTGGAAGAGCAGAAGAGAGGTTGCTCTCGATAATCTTGAAAAATCCGTAGCATCTCGGGGTATAAGAATTTCTGTTCCGGCACAGACGATAATAAAGGAGAATTTCAGGAATCTCGGGAGGTCACTGGCAGAGGTGATAAAAATCTACTATGGCCTTGGAGGAAAGATTATTGAGTCGGTGCGTATGAAAGGCGCCGAGAATTTCGAAATTGCAAAATCAAAAGGGAGGGGGATTTTATTCATCTCAGGCCACTGCGGGAACTGGGAACTGCTGGCAGTTACCGCCTCTGCAAAATTGCCCGGGACTGCGGTTATTGCACGGCCTATCAACAACCCGTATGTCAACCGTCTTGTCGAAACACTGAGAAAGAAATACGGCAACAGGGTGATCTACAAAAAAGGAGCGTTAAAACCTGTCATTCAGACACTGAAGAGTAACCGTGGGGTTGGCATCCTGATGGATCAGGCTGTTATGAAAGATGAAGGATATGTGATAGATTTTCTCGGGAGGGGTGCATGGACGTCAAAAGTGCCCGCGATGATCGCAAGAAAAACCGGTGCCGCGGTCCTCCCGGTCTTTATTCACAGAACTGACAAGGGACATGAGATGGAAATATATCAGGAGATCGCACTTTCCCGGAACGGCGACAGGGAACTGGCAGTCAGGGAAGATACCATCGCCTTTTCACGCTGTATAGAGCAATATATACAGAAGCATCCGGCAGAGTGGCTCTGGATTCACAGGAGATGGAAGCGGGTCAGACACTGA
- a CDS encoding flavodoxin family protein, whose product MTGTDLHITAFLGSPRKEGNTEILLNETLRGIREAGFQVQVFSLNEMQIAPCQNCGGCEETGTCIYDDDMSQIYQAIRAAERFVLASPIFFFSVSAQTKNMVDRCQAFWCEKYLLKKPIPEGPYGRKGLLLLVGGMKKEIGIHCADATAQAFFRTISVPEHRTLSYLGVDAKGDIMKHPTALRDAYEAGKNLVSV is encoded by the coding sequence ATGACAGGGACTGATTTGCACATCACCGCGTTTCTTGGAAGCCCGCGCAAAGAAGGCAATACTGAAATCCTCCTGAACGAGACACTCAGGGGGATACGGGAAGCGGGATTCCAGGTTCAGGTCTTTTCGCTGAATGAGATGCAGATCGCGCCATGTCAGAACTGCGGGGGATGTGAAGAAACCGGAACCTGCATCTACGACGACGACATGTCCCAGATTTATCAGGCAATCCGCGCTGCTGAACGGTTCGTGCTCGCCTCACCAATCTTTTTCTTCAGCGTCAGCGCACAGACCAAGAACATGGTGGACAGATGCCAGGCATTCTGGTGTGAAAAATACCTGCTGAAGAAACCGATCCCTGAGGGTCCTTATGGCAGGAAGGGGCTGCTGCTGCTGGTCGGCGGGATGAAGAAAGAAATCGGCATTCACTGCGCCGACGCAACTGCACAGGCTTTTTTCAGGACTATCAGCGTACCTGAACACAGAACGCTCTCATATCTGGGTGTGGACGCCAAAGGAGATATTATGAAACACCCGACCGCGCTTAGGGACGCATATGAGGCAGGGAAAAATCTGGTCAGTGTCTGA
- a CDS encoding HD domain-containing phosphohydrolase — MQKESVLIIDDEEFILQLSRDILSKTEYRVKTAADGKTGMKLLSEDRFDLILTDIKMPDMNGLDVIRQVRTHNTEIPIIVITGHGTLDTAINALRLGAQGFILKPFTPLELQAAVAEALEKARLLRENIRMRALMPLFEVSKEIIGEVDQKRLLKLIVDTVVKETHAERVWLALFDENTGRLHLKEHYGLSPDFVHHAESVFKENNPLLITNEIGLNRDFHEINKGYGMSSYVSVPLSIRGNIIGLLCISRLDPGHSFSSSEIELVSVLSGQAAAAIENAHLYEKLQQSYLSMIVTLSGVVEARDLYTDKHMKDISEYSVEIARKMGLPENDIENIRKAALLHDLGKICVPDHILMKDGKLSEEEMNIIKKHPVDGAKIIEPVAPIKEAREIIRHHHESFDGSGYPDGLRGEAIPLGARIIAVADAFGAMTTDRPYRNALSMADAIQEIRRFSGIQFDPRVVEIFISFLHEKGIVQDTVREKT; from the coding sequence ATGCAAAAAGAAAGTGTCCTCATAATAGACGATGAGGAGTTTATCCTTCAGCTTTCCAGAGACATCCTCTCCAAGACCGAGTACCGTGTGAAAACGGCCGCTGACGGAAAAACGGGAATGAAACTTCTGTCAGAGGACAGGTTTGATCTTATCCTGACCGATATCAAAATGCCGGACATGAACGGCCTTGATGTGATCAGGCAGGTGCGAACCCATAATACAGAGATCCCGATTATCGTCATTACCGGTCATGGGACACTTGATACCGCGATCAATGCGCTCAGATTAGGTGCGCAGGGGTTCATATTGAAACCATTTACTCCGCTTGAACTTCAGGCTGCTGTTGCTGAAGCTCTCGAAAAGGCGAGGCTGCTGAGAGAAAACATCAGGATGCGGGCATTGATGCCGCTTTTTGAAGTGAGCAAGGAAATAATAGGGGAAGTGGACCAGAAACGTTTGCTCAAGCTGATAGTGGATACTGTGGTAAAGGAAACACACGCAGAGAGGGTATGGCTTGCTTTGTTCGATGAAAATACCGGCAGGCTGCATCTGAAAGAGCATTACGGGTTATCGCCGGATTTTGTGCACCATGCTGAATCTGTCTTTAAGGAAAACAATCCCCTGCTTATTACCAATGAAATCGGGTTGAACCGGGACTTTCATGAAATCAACAAGGGCTACGGGATGTCTTCCTACGTTTCTGTCCCGCTCTCGATCAGGGGAAATATAATCGGCCTTCTCTGTATCAGCAGGCTTGACCCCGGGCATTCTTTTTCTTCGTCGGAGATCGAACTTGTTTCGGTCCTGAGCGGACAGGCTGCCGCTGCCATAGAAAATGCCCATCTTTATGAGAAACTCCAGCAGTCCTATCTCTCGATGATCGTTACGTTGTCCGGGGTAGTTGAGGCGAGGGATTTGTATACTGACAAACATATGAAGGATATTTCCGAATACTCAGTAGAGATCGCGCGAAAGATGGGGCTTCCCGAGAATGATATTGAAAACATCAGAAAAGCTGCACTGCTGCACGATCTGGGCAAGATTTGCGTTCCTGATCACATTCTCATGAAGGACGGCAAGCTGTCCGAGGAGGAAATGAATATTATAAAGAAACATCCTGTAGATGGCGCAAAGATCATTGAGCCTGTAGCGCCGATAAAGGAGGCAAGAGAGATCATCAGACATCATCATGAGTCTTTTGATGGTTCGGGCTATCCGGACGGACTCAGGGGTGAAGCAATCCCCCTTGGTGCAAGGATTATTGCTGTTGCGGATGCATTCGGCGCCATGACCACGGACAGGCCTTACCGGAATGCCCTTTCGATGGCGGACGCCATTCAGGAAATCAGAAGGTTCTCAGGAATCCAGTTCGACCCCCGCGTGGTAGAGATATTCATCTCCTTCCTGCATGAGAAAGGGATTGTGCAGGATACGGTAAGAGAAAAGACCTGA
- a CDS encoding rubrerythrin family protein encodes MSKTEKNLLEAFAGESQANRKYTAYAKKAESEGFAQIAKLFRAAAEAETVHALNHLREIGGIKSTNENLEAAISGESYEFQKMYPKMIAEADAEGAKSAMRSFHLANEVEKIHADLYRKALENIGKNPDVDYHVCEVCGNTVEGEPPDKCPVCGAPKKMFKKID; translated from the coding sequence ATGTCAAAGACAGAAAAAAATCTGCTCGAAGCGTTTGCCGGAGAGTCACAGGCAAACAGAAAATACACTGCATATGCAAAAAAAGCTGAATCGGAAGGCTTCGCCCAGATCGCAAAACTCTTCAGGGCTGCTGCCGAAGCTGAGACCGTCCACGCCCTGAATCATCTGAGGGAGATTGGGGGCATAAAAAGTACGAATGAAAATCTCGAAGCCGCTATCAGCGGAGAGAGTTACGAATTTCAGAAAATGTACCCTAAGATGATAGCAGAAGCTGATGCTGAAGGAGCAAAATCCGCCATGCGAAGCTTCCACCTCGCAAATGAGGTAGAAAAAATCCATGCAGACCTTTACAGGAAAGCGCTTGAAAACATCGGAAAGAATCCTGACGTGGACTACCACGTCTGCGAGGTTTGCGGCAATACCGTTGAAGGTGAACCACCGGACAAATGCCCTGTCTGTGGCGCACCGAAAAAAATGTTCAAGAAGATTGACTGA
- the xerD gene encoding site-specific tyrosine recombinase XerD, with the protein MDLIQDFLAYLTAERGLSRNTVESYHLDLKKFLEFLKARDKDTERFARADIVDFMEHLRDEGYSVASICRFISAIKGLCKYLIIEAVIREDPSENLETPKKWERLPKSMSISDIEALLSEFSSEISNPTVMRDYVMFELMYSSGLRVSELVFLKLEDINFEAGFLRVMGKGSKERIVPVNMRAVGLLKKYVGLQRGEILKKKRSPYLFVTNRGKAMTRQRFWQTVKRIGKRAGIEISPHAIRHSFATHMLEGGADLRSLQKMLGHSDISTTQIYTRVTTDRLRQVYTKHHPRA; encoded by the coding sequence ATGGATCTGATACAAGATTTTCTGGCATATCTGACCGCGGAGAGGGGGCTCTCGAGAAATACTGTTGAGTCCTATCATCTTGATCTTAAGAAATTCCTTGAATTCCTCAAGGCAAGGGACAAGGACACGGAGCGTTTTGCAAGGGCTGATATTGTTGATTTCATGGAACATCTCAGGGATGAAGGGTATTCTGTAGCGAGCATCTGCAGGTTTATTTCGGCAATTAAGGGGTTGTGCAAATACCTTATCATCGAGGCAGTGATCCGTGAGGATCCTTCGGAGAATCTCGAGACACCGAAGAAGTGGGAACGGCTCCCGAAGTCAATGAGCATTTCGGACATCGAAGCACTCCTTTCAGAATTCAGTAGTGAGATATCCAACCCGACCGTAATGAGAGATTACGTCATGTTTGAACTCATGTATTCCTCAGGACTCAGGGTCAGCGAACTGGTTTTTTTAAAACTCGAAGATATCAATTTTGAGGCCGGATTCCTTCGGGTTATGGGAAAAGGGTCCAAAGAAAGAATCGTGCCGGTCAACATGAGGGCTGTCGGGTTGCTCAAGAAATACGTGGGACTCCAGAGAGGAGAGATATTAAAAAAGAAGCGTTCCCCGTATCTTTTTGTTACCAACAGGGGAAAGGCAATGACCCGGCAGCGTTTCTGGCAGACGGTGAAAAGGATAGGAAAACGGGCAGGCATAGAGATATCACCACATGCAATACGGCATTCCTTCGCAACACATATGCTTGAGGGAGGCGCTGACCTCAGGTCTCTCCAGAAGATGCTCGGACATTCTGACATCTCCACGACGCAGATATATACCAGGGTGACGACAGACAGGCTCAGGCAGGTGTACACAAAACATCACCCAAGGGCATAA
- a CDS encoding FprA family A-type flavoprotein — MQATEIKPGIFWVGVIDWAVRDFHGYVTPNGTTYNNYLIMDEQITLCDTVKHAFSEITIENIRSLTDPSMIKNIIINHIENDHVSSIGDIMHLTPNATIYITDKGKKGLERFFDASKWNIKVVKTGDTLNIGKRNLLFLETPMLHWPDSMMTYVREDNLLISQDAFGQHYASAARFDDEFITCHSMNELEDAVKDYYANILMPFGTLIKTKIAEVQKLGLDIDMIAPDHGIIWRKDPAKIMNMYLDMANGKADLRVVIIYDTMWHSTEQMTVPLMQGIKDEGIDVKIVKLRASPVSFAVKEFWKARACLIGSPTLNNSLFPTVAEFLTYLKGLRPKNRMAAAFGSYGWGGGALKDIYEAIKTMGLEPVEPGVQVVYKPSADDHKKCYEFGREFAQKVKAFHANFV; from the coding sequence ATGCAGGCGACTGAGATTAAACCCGGCATTTTCTGGGTAGGAGTAATCGATTGGGCGGTCAGGGATTTTCATGGCTATGTCACACCGAATGGCACTACGTACAACAACTATCTGATCATGGACGAACAGATAACCCTTTGCGATACCGTGAAGCATGCATTCTCAGAGATTACCATAGAGAACATCAGAAGTCTTACCGACCCGTCCATGATAAAAAATATCATAATCAACCATATCGAAAACGATCATGTATCGAGCATCGGCGATATCATGCACCTCACACCTAATGCAACGATATATATCACCGACAAGGGGAAAAAGGGGCTCGAAAGGTTTTTCGACGCCTCGAAGTGGAATATCAAAGTTGTAAAAACCGGGGATACGCTGAATATCGGGAAGAGGAATCTGCTCTTTCTCGAGACGCCGATGCTCCACTGGCCTGATTCAATGATGACCTATGTCAGGGAAGATAATCTCCTTATCAGCCAGGATGCGTTCGGACAGCATTATGCATCTGCAGCCCGGTTCGACGACGAGTTCATCACCTGTCACTCCATGAACGAACTTGAGGATGCGGTGAAGGACTATTATGCCAATATCCTGATGCCCTTCGGGACACTGATCAAGACAAAAATCGCTGAGGTGCAGAAACTCGGACTCGACATCGACATGATAGCTCCTGACCACGGTATTATCTGGAGAAAAGACCCCGCGAAAATCATGAACATGTATCTTGATATGGCAAACGGGAAGGCGGATTTGAGGGTTGTAATCATTTATGATACGATGTGGCACAGTACGGAGCAGATGACTGTCCCCTTAATGCAGGGGATTAAGGATGAGGGGATCGACGTTAAGATCGTCAAACTCAGGGCAAGCCCTGTGAGTTTCGCGGTCAAGGAATTCTGGAAGGCCAGGGCATGCCTGATCGGCTCCCCTACCCTTAATAACTCGCTGTTCCCCACAGTAGCTGAATTCCTTACCTATCTGAAAGGCCTGAGGCCGAAAAATCGTATGGCAGCAGCCTTTGGGAGTTACGGATGGGGAGGAGGCGCGTTAAAAGACATATATGAAGCGATAAAGACGATGGGACTCGAACCTGTGGAGCCCGGGGTGCAGGTTGTCTATAAGCCCTCTGCCGATGATCATAAAAAATGCTATGAATTCGGGAGGGAATTTGCACAGAAGGTGAAGGCATTCCATGCGAATTTCGTATAA
- a CDS encoding ATP-binding protein: MPDKLRADMLYSICDPDIFSFSTTDELPDVKETIGQERALHALDFGLSLESTGFNIFILGEHGTGKMTTVRSFLSEKAMKEPVPQDWCYVYNFRDPDAPVAIPLAPGKAAVFQKDMDDVIKILRAEIPKVFESKEYEKQKSKIIEESQRKQKEIFAGLETEAQEKGFSVRKTVSGLIIVPVKKTGEPLTEEEYEALDEKTKKRIDEIGKALQEKLNDVVRIVRETEKTVKETIGMLEKEAALSSIGHLIDELKGKYAEYEKIITYLEHAREDMLDHLDDFKVQEEQPSQLPFMRMPRTEPTFTRYTVNILVNNSECSGAPCVFESNPTYYNLFGRIEHKFQYGIAMTDFSMIKAGSLYKANGGYIVINAIDLLRNLFSYDALKRAIRNRELKIEDVWEQYRLVSTTTLKPEAIPLDIKVILIGNPYLYYLLYNLDEEYRELFKVKADFESRMPRTDENIRKYASFLAALIKEENLLPFEKKGVAKIVEVGSRLAEHQRKLSSRFSDISDIVREASYWAAKSGSRVVTDEHVQRAIDERVLRKNRIEERLREMVLEGTIIVDTAGAKTGQINGLAVLDLGDYRFGKPSRITARTYTGKSGVVNIERETKMSGKIHEKAILIITHFLGSRYARKKPISLSASITFEQLYDMVEGDSASCAELYALLSSIADVPIAQNIAVTGSMDQNGEVQPVGGINEKIEGFFDLCRLTELDGSHGVIIPARNVKNLMLKKDVVDAVRKGEFFIYPIEKADEGLELLTGMQMGEAGGDGVYPENTFNYLVAKRLTEISDSMEKKKEKEENKETKEVNQEEKKENEKGGMAG, translated from the coding sequence ATGCCAGATAAGTTACGTGCTGATATGCTTTACAGTATTTGCGACCCCGATATCTTTTCCTTTAGTACCACCGACGAACTGCCTGATGTCAAGGAAACCATAGGCCAGGAAAGGGCACTGCATGCCCTTGATTTTGGTCTGAGCCTTGAGAGTACCGGGTTTAATATATTCATACTCGGAGAGCATGGTACGGGGAAGATGACAACAGTTCGTTCATTCCTTTCTGAAAAGGCGATGAAGGAACCTGTGCCCCAGGACTGGTGCTATGTTTATAATTTCAGGGACCCTGATGCCCCGGTTGCGATCCCGCTTGCGCCCGGCAAGGCTGCAGTGTTTCAGAAAGATATGGATGATGTGATCAAGATCCTCAGGGCAGAAATCCCGAAGGTATTCGAATCCAAGGAATATGAAAAACAGAAGAGCAAGATTATCGAGGAATCGCAGAGGAAACAGAAGGAAATATTCGCGGGTCTCGAGACAGAAGCACAGGAAAAGGGCTTCTCGGTCCGCAAGACAGTGAGCGGACTGATCATCGTCCCTGTAAAAAAGACCGGCGAGCCGCTGACAGAGGAAGAGTATGAAGCACTTGATGAGAAGACAAAAAAAAGGATAGACGAGATAGGCAAGGCCCTTCAGGAAAAACTGAACGATGTCGTGCGGATAGTCCGCGAAACGGAAAAAACGGTCAAAGAGACTATCGGGATGCTTGAGAAGGAGGCTGCCCTTTCCTCCATCGGACATCTCATTGACGAACTCAAAGGAAAATATGCCGAATATGAGAAGATTATCACCTATCTCGAACATGCCAGGGAAGATATGCTTGATCACCTTGATGACTTCAAGGTTCAGGAAGAACAGCCCTCCCAGTTGCCGTTCATGAGAATGCCCAGGACAGAGCCGACGTTCACGAGATATACGGTGAACATTTTGGTGAACAACAGCGAATGCAGTGGCGCCCCATGTGTCTTTGAAAGCAACCCGACGTATTACAATCTGTTCGGAAGGATAGAGCACAAGTTTCAGTACGGGATTGCGATGACTGACTTTTCGATGATCAAGGCAGGTTCGCTCTATAAGGCAAACGGCGGATATATCGTAATAAATGCCATTGACCTGCTGAGAAACCTGTTTTCCTATGATGCGTTGAAGCGGGCCATCCGGAACAGGGAATTGAAGATAGAGGATGTCTGGGAACAGTATCGCCTGGTTTCGACAACTACCCTCAAACCGGAAGCAATCCCCCTGGACATTAAGGTGATACTCATAGGGAATCCGTATCTTTATTACCTCCTTTATAATCTTGATGAAGAGTACAGGGAACTTTTCAAGGTCAAGGCCGATTTTGAAAGCAGGATGCCCCGCACCGATGAAAACATCAGGAAATATGCGTCTTTCCTTGCGGCGCTTATTAAGGAAGAGAATCTCCTGCCTTTTGAGAAGAAAGGGGTTGCAAAAATTGTTGAGGTCGGTTCGCGCCTGGCAGAACATCAGCGCAAGCTGTCTTCACGGTTCAGCGACATTTCCGATATCGTGAGGGAAGCAAGCTACTGGGCTGCAAAATCGGGCAGCAGGGTGGTCACCGATGAACATGTCCAGAGGGCTATTGATGAGAGGGTGCTGCGGAAAAACAGGATAGAAGAGCGTCTCAGGGAAATGGTACTTGAAGGGACGATTATCGTAGATACCGCAGGAGCGAAAACAGGACAGATCAACGGTCTTGCTGTCCTTGACCTTGGAGATTACCGTTTTGGCAAGCCTTCGAGAATAACTGCCAGGACGTACACCGGAAAATCGGGCGTGGTGAACATAGAAAGGGAAACCAAGATGAGCGGCAAGATACATGAGAAGGCAATCCTTATCATCACGCACTTTCTCGGGAGCAGATACGCCAGAAAAAAACCGATAAGCCTGTCTGCTTCGATTACATTTGAGCAGCTCTATGACATGGTAGAGGGCGATAGCGCTTCATGCGCTGAACTGTATGCGCTTCTGAGCAGTATCGCAGATGTCCCTATCGCGCAGAACATCGCGGTAACCGGGTCAATGGATCAGAACGGAGAGGTGCAGCCAGTTGGCGGGATTAACGAAAAGATAGAGGGTTTTTTTGATCTGTGCAGGCTGACCGAACTGGACGGAAGCCATGGCGTGATTATCCCCGCAAGAAACGTGAAAAACCTGATGCTGAAGAAGGATGTGGTAGATGCGGTAAGAAAAGGGGAGTTCTTCATATATCCTATCGAGAAGGCCGATGAGGGCCTGGAACTACTGACCGGAATGCAGATGGGTGAAGCCGGAGGGGATGGAGTCTACCCGGAGAACACCTTCAATTATCTCGTTGCAAAACGGCTAACAGAGATTTCCGATTCCATGGAGAAGAAGAAGGAAAAAGAGGAAAACAAAGAAACAAAAGAAGTCAATCAGGAAGAAAAGAAAGAGAATGAAAAAGGCGGTATGGCTGGCTGA